A single region of the Pseudomonas mandelii genome encodes:
- a CDS encoding AMP-binding protein yields the protein MRDYLSATSQFNYQHTVDAALAGDLTALNACVECCDRHALPGRIALFWEGRDGASATYTFKDLQDKAARFANFLLAQGVKKGDKVAGLLPRNIELLITVFATWRIGAVYQPLFTAFGPKAIEHRLSCSGAKVVVTDAVNRPKLIEVADCPTIVTVGGAKGQGIVRGDYSFWAELANYSPECEPVLLTGEDPFLLMFTSGTTGPSKALSVPLKAIVAFQSYTRDAVDLRPEDAFWNVADPGWAYGIYFGVTGPMAMGHPITFYDGPFTLESTCRVINKYGITNLTGSPTAYRLLIAGGDEFAKSIKGKLRIVSSAGEPLNPEVIRWFADNLGVVIHDHYGQTELGMVLCNHHGLEHPIHLGAAGFASPGHRIVVLDDEYKELGVGQPGILAIDRTQSPMCWFAGYEGAPTKAFVGNYYLSGDTVEWNPDGSISFVGRSDDVITTSGYRVGPFDVESALIEHPSVIEAAVVGKPDPERTELVKAFVVICEQYRPTPELAEELRQHVRKRLAAHSYPREIEFVSELPKTPSGKLQRFILRNQEIAKAQEAAAKNV from the coding sequence ATGCGCGATTACTTGTCTGCCACGTCACAGTTCAATTATCAGCACACCGTCGACGCCGCCCTGGCCGGCGATCTGACTGCCCTAAACGCCTGCGTCGAGTGTTGCGACCGGCATGCCTTGCCGGGGCGTATTGCGCTGTTCTGGGAAGGCCGCGACGGCGCCAGCGCCACGTACACCTTCAAGGACTTGCAGGACAAAGCCGCGCGCTTTGCCAACTTCCTTCTGGCCCAGGGCGTGAAAAAAGGCGACAAGGTCGCCGGCCTGCTGCCACGTAATATCGAATTGCTGATCACCGTCTTCGCCACCTGGCGCATCGGCGCGGTCTATCAGCCGCTGTTTACCGCCTTCGGCCCGAAAGCCATCGAACACCGACTCAGCTGCTCCGGCGCCAAAGTGGTGGTGACCGATGCGGTCAATCGCCCCAAACTCATTGAAGTCGCCGACTGCCCGACCATCGTTACCGTCGGCGGTGCGAAAGGCCAAGGCATCGTCCGTGGCGATTACAGCTTCTGGGCCGAACTGGCCAATTATTCCCCCGAGTGCGAACCGGTATTGCTGACCGGCGAAGACCCGTTCCTGCTGATGTTCACCTCGGGCACCACCGGCCCGTCGAAAGCCCTGTCGGTGCCGCTCAAAGCCATTGTCGCTTTCCAGAGCTACACCCGCGACGCCGTGGACCTGCGCCCCGAAGACGCGTTCTGGAACGTCGCCGATCCGGGCTGGGCCTACGGCATCTATTTCGGCGTCACCGGTCCCATGGCGATGGGGCATCCGATCACCTTTTACGATGGCCCGTTCACCCTCGAAAGCACCTGCCGGGTGATCAATAAATACGGGATCACCAACCTCACCGGGTCACCGACGGCCTATCGCTTGCTGATTGCCGGTGGCGACGAGTTCGCCAAGTCGATCAAGGGCAAACTGCGTATCGTCAGCAGCGCCGGTGAGCCGCTGAACCCGGAAGTGATCCGTTGGTTCGCCGACAACCTCGGGGTGGTCATTCATGACCATTACGGCCAGACCGAACTGGGCATGGTCCTGTGCAATCACCATGGCCTGGAGCACCCGATCCACTTGGGCGCCGCCGGGTTTGCCTCGCCGGGCCACCGCATCGTGGTGCTCGACGACGAATACAAGGAGCTCGGCGTCGGCCAGCCCGGCATCCTCGCCATCGACCGTACCCAGTCGCCGATGTGCTGGTTCGCCGGTTACGAAGGCGCGCCAACCAAGGCCTTCGTTGGCAACTACTACCTGAGTGGCGACACCGTCGAGTGGAACCCGGACGGCAGCATCAGCTTCGTCGGGCGCAGCGATGACGTGATCACCACTTCCGGCTACCGCGTCGGCCCGTTCGATGTGGAAAGTGCATTGATCGAACACCCGTCAGTGATCGAAGCGGCCGTCGTCGGAAAACCCGATCCGGAGCGCACCGAACTGGTCAAAGCCTTCGTCGTGATTTGCGAGCAATACCGCCCGACGCCGGAGCTGGCCGAAGAACTGCGTCAACACGTGCGCAAGCGTCTGGCCGCGCATTCGTACCCGCGTGAAATCGAATTTGTCAGCGAGTTGCCGAAAACCCCAAGCGGCAAATTGCAGCGCTTTATCTTGCGCAACCAGGAAATCGCCAAGGCTCAAGAGGCTGCGGCGAAGAACGTTTAG
- a CDS encoding AraC family transcriptional regulator, which yields MSEKDTIAIQLVREALLQSCAPGAATDEVLNKVGIDPQLLQTSDARVPATAYARLWRLLARRGDDEFFGMDPRKLKSGSLEFLCRSSMIQPSLAAGLTSGLSFLSLMLERMPAQLVRQQSLAEIVLLEDELDPRRAFTYFTYWMIVHGVACWLAGRRIPILAIELRCPAPDFCDDYQVMFSENLRFDRPRTRMIFSADCLDLPIKRSPEELKRFLAHAPANILVKYRDPESLASRIKHDLRQLPADQWPETEPLAQQLCMSASTLRRRLAEEGQTYQGLKDSVRKELAIVWLAEPSISFAEIATRLGFADASSFYKAFRKWSGSNPGHYRSLILNEAS from the coding sequence ATGTCGGAAAAAGACACCATCGCCATCCAACTGGTGCGTGAAGCCCTGTTGCAAAGCTGCGCCCCCGGAGCCGCCACCGACGAGGTATTGAACAAGGTCGGCATCGATCCGCAGCTGCTGCAAACCAGCGATGCCCGCGTTCCGGCGACGGCGTATGCACGGCTTTGGCGCTTGCTGGCCAGGCGCGGGGACGATGAATTTTTTGGCATGGACCCGCGCAAACTCAAATCCGGCAGCCTTGAGTTTCTCTGCCGCAGCTCGATGATCCAGCCGAGCCTGGCAGCCGGCCTGACCTCAGGCCTGAGTTTCCTGTCGTTGATGCTCGAACGCATGCCGGCGCAGCTGGTTCGTCAGCAAAGCCTGGCGGAGATCGTGTTGCTGGAAGATGAGCTGGACCCGCGCCGGGCCTTTACCTATTTCACCTACTGGATGATCGTGCACGGCGTTGCCTGTTGGCTGGCGGGGCGGCGGATACCGATTCTGGCCATTGAATTACGTTGCCCGGCGCCGGATTTCTGCGATGACTATCAGGTGATGTTTTCCGAGAACCTGCGATTCGACCGGCCCCGCACCCGGATGATTTTCTCGGCGGATTGCCTGGACTTGCCGATCAAGCGCAGCCCGGAAGAACTCAAGCGCTTCCTGGCCCATGCGCCAGCGAATATTCTGGTCAAGTACCGCGACCCGGAGAGCCTGGCGAGCCGGATCAAGCATGATTTACGCCAGTTGCCCGCCGATCAGTGGCCGGAGACCGAGCCTCTGGCGCAGCAACTGTGCATGTCGGCCTCGACCTTGCGCCGGCGCCTGGCGGAGGAAGGGCAGACCTATCAAGGGCTCAAGGACAGCGTGCGCAAGGAATTGGCCATTGTCTGGCTGGCTGAGCCGAGTATCAGCTTTGCCGAGATCGCCACGCGGCTGGGGTTTGCGGATGCGAGTTCGTTCTACAAGGCGTTTCGCAAGTGGTCGGGGTCCAATCCTGGGCATTATCGGAGTTTGATCCTCAACGAAGCGAGCTAG
- the efeU gene encoding iron uptake transporter permease EfeU: MLVPFLIMLREGIEAALIVGIIASYLKQTGRGQWMPAVWIGVFLAVALALLVGGGLELVSAEFPQKQQELFEGVVGLVAVGILSSMVFWMRKVARSIKHSLHVSLDHALTGSKHQVTALIAMVFFAVAREGLETVFFLLAVFQQSEGPAAPIGALLGLILAIIVGFLIYTGSMRLNLGAFFRWTGLFILVVAAGILANSVQALHEAGVWNHLQTVLLDFSATLPMDGPVGSVLAGMFGYQDAPTVSTLGAYLIYLAVALVMFFIPAPAPAEQPSSVSSQ; this comes from the coding sequence ATGCTTGTTCCTTTTCTGATCATGCTGCGCGAAGGCATTGAAGCCGCGTTGATCGTTGGCATCATCGCCAGCTACCTCAAGCAGACCGGCCGTGGCCAGTGGATGCCCGCCGTTTGGATCGGCGTTTTCCTTGCCGTTGCGCTGGCCTTGTTGGTGGGCGGTGGTCTGGAGCTGGTGAGCGCCGAATTCCCGCAGAAACAACAGGAGTTGTTTGAAGGTGTGGTCGGCCTGGTGGCTGTCGGCATTCTCAGCTCCATGGTCTTCTGGATGCGCAAAGTGGCGCGTTCGATCAAGCACTCGCTGCACGTCTCCCTCGACCACGCGCTGACCGGCTCCAAACACCAGGTCACGGCACTGATCGCCATGGTGTTTTTCGCCGTGGCCCGGGAAGGCCTGGAGACGGTGTTCTTCCTGCTCGCGGTGTTCCAGCAGAGCGAAGGCCCGGCGGCACCGATCGGCGCCCTCCTCGGCCTGATCCTGGCGATCATCGTCGGCTTCCTGATCTACACCGGCAGCATGCGCCTGAACCTCGGCGCGTTCTTCCGCTGGACCGGCTTGTTCATCCTGGTGGTGGCGGCGGGCATTCTCGCCAACTCGGTGCAGGCGCTGCATGAAGCCGGAGTCTGGAATCACCTGCAAACCGTGCTCTTGGACTTCAGTGCGACGCTGCCGATGGACGGCCCGGTGGGTTCGGTGCTGGCCGGCATGTTCGGTTACCAGGACGCGCCGACGGTCAGCACCCTCGGGGCCTATCTGATTTACCTGGCAGTGGCGCTGGTGATGTTCTTCATCCCAGCCCCGGCACCCGCTGAACAACCTTCTTCCGTTTCCAGCCAATAA
- the efeO gene encoding iron uptake system protein EfeO, which yields MPNQAPPQASPPRALRWAVAGSVIVMIAAGGLFYYASKMAAAKRQVNHDEVLVTIHPHSCEPNALSVPAGRASFRIVNRSDRAVEWEILDGVLVVEERENIAPGLSQVINANLLPGDYAITCGLLSNPRGTLHVTPTAASDAAAKAKPSMVAFVGPLSEFRVYLSSQSSALIKAVAALEQAIAAGDLSQAQALYVPARAAYQRIAPAAQRLAELDNAINARADYFEKREQDPAFSGFHRIEYALFQQRNLDGLAPVAQRLSSDVATLKQQLLAQSLPPEQLVSIVVRNLHSLADVRASSGEEERYSHTDLNGFAANLFAARKVVDLLRPLLTKSATELLPKIDSAITALDAELNGLKVQDGYASYDTVSAAQRKQIADKAKALADALDGIDPALGLSGL from the coding sequence ATGCCAAATCAAGCCCCTCCCCAGGCCTCGCCTCCCCGCGCCTTGCGCTGGGCGGTGGCCGGTTCGGTGATCGTGATGATCGCCGCCGGCGGCCTGTTCTACTACGCCTCGAAAATGGCGGCGGCCAAGCGCCAGGTTAACCATGACGAAGTGCTGGTGACTATTCACCCGCACAGCTGCGAGCCGAATGCGCTGTCCGTTCCGGCGGGTCGCGCCAGCTTCCGCATCGTCAATCGCTCGGACCGGGCGGTGGAATGGGAGATCCTTGACGGCGTGCTGGTAGTCGAAGAACGGGAAAACATCGCGCCGGGCCTGAGCCAGGTGATCAATGCCAACCTGCTACCCGGCGACTATGCGATCACCTGCGGATTGCTGAGCAACCCGCGAGGCACCTTGCACGTGACTCCGACTGCCGCCTCCGACGCGGCCGCCAAGGCCAAGCCGTCGATGGTCGCCTTCGTAGGGCCGTTGTCAGAATTCCGTGTGTACCTGAGCAGTCAAAGCAGCGCGCTGATCAAAGCCGTCGCCGCCCTTGAGCAAGCAATCGCCGCTGGCGACCTGAGCCAGGCACAAGCGCTGTATGTGCCCGCCCGCGCCGCTTATCAACGGATCGCCCCCGCCGCCCAGCGTCTGGCTGAACTGGACAACGCCATCAATGCCCGCGCCGATTACTTCGAGAAACGCGAACAGGATCCAGCCTTCAGCGGTTTCCACCGCATCGAGTACGCGCTGTTCCAGCAACGCAACCTCGACGGTCTGGCACCGGTTGCCCAGCGCTTGAGCAGCGACGTCGCCACGCTCAAACAGCAACTGCTCGCGCAATCGCTGCCACCGGAGCAGTTGGTGAGCATTGTCGTGCGCAATCTGCACAGCCTCGCCGATGTGCGTGCCAGCAGCGGTGAAGAAGAACGCTACAGCCACACCGACCTGAACGGTTTCGCCGCCAACCTCTTTGCTGCGCGCAAAGTCGTCGACCTGTTGCGCCCGTTGCTGACCAAGTCCGCCACCGAGTTGTTGCCGAAGATCGACAGCGCGATCACTGCCCTCGATGCCGAACTCAATGGGTTGAAGGTCCAGGACGGCTACGCGAGCTACGACACAGTGAGTGCCGCGCAGCGTAAACAGATCGCCGACAAGGCCAAGGCGCTGGCCGACGCACTCGATGGAATCGATCCCGCCCTCGGCCTTTCCGGCCTTTAA
- the efeB gene encoding iron uptake transporter deferrochelatase/peroxidase subunit yields the protein MNDSEHFNLQRRRVLMGMGAAGVALAGSALSCPAMAASPAQVTEAPSSDKTEDRHAFHGKHQTGIVTPRPASGMLVSFDVLASDREDLERLFRTLNERIAFLMQGGPVAQVDPKLPPVDSGILGPVVTPDNLTITVSVGESLFDERFGLAAAKPKRLSRMVGFPNDALDADCCHGDLSLQFCANTTDTNIHALRDIVKNLPDLLLVRWKQEGSVPPQAPAKPGVPAQSARNFLGFRDGSANPDSNDAKSMDSIVWVQPGSDEPAWAANGSYQAVRIIRNFVERWDRTPLQEQESILGRIKATGAPMGGAHETEVPDYAKDPQGKLTKLDAHIRLANPRTAATQANLILRRPFNYSNGVNKNGQLDMGLLFICYQADLDKGFITVQTRLNGEPLEEYLKPVGGGYFFTLPGVTGDQDFIGRSLLDAASPKTNT from the coding sequence ATGAACGATTCAGAACACTTCAACCTCCAGCGTCGCCGGGTATTGATGGGCATGGGCGCTGCGGGTGTTGCGCTGGCAGGCTCCGCACTGAGCTGCCCGGCGATGGCCGCAAGCCCCGCGCAAGTCACCGAAGCACCAAGCAGCGACAAGACCGAAGACCGCCACGCGTTCCACGGCAAGCACCAGACCGGCATCGTCACTCCGCGCCCGGCGTCCGGCATGTTGGTGTCGTTTGATGTGCTGGCCAGTGATCGCGAGGACCTGGAACGGCTATTCCGCACCCTCAACGAGCGCATCGCGTTCCTGATGCAGGGCGGACCGGTGGCGCAAGTCGATCCGAAACTGCCCCCGGTGGATTCGGGCATCCTCGGCCCGGTGGTCACGCCGGACAACCTGACCATCACCGTATCGGTGGGCGAGTCGCTGTTCGACGAGCGCTTCGGCCTGGCCGCGGCCAAGCCCAAACGGTTGAGCCGCATGGTCGGTTTTCCTAACGATGCTCTGGACGCCGATTGCTGCCACGGCGACCTGAGTCTGCAGTTTTGCGCCAACACCACCGACACCAACATCCACGCCCTGCGCGACATTGTGAAAAACCTGCCGGACCTGCTGCTGGTGCGCTGGAAACAGGAAGGCAGCGTGCCGCCCCAGGCCCCGGCGAAACCCGGTGTGCCGGCGCAGAGCGCACGCAATTTCCTGGGGTTTCGCGACGGCTCGGCGAACCCGGACTCCAACGATGCCAAGTCCATGGACAGCATCGTCTGGGTGCAACCGGGCAGCGACGAACCGGCGTGGGCCGCCAATGGCAGCTATCAGGCGGTGCGGATCATCCGCAACTTCGTCGAGCGCTGGGACCGCACGCCCTTGCAGGAACAGGAAAGCATTCTCGGACGCATAAAAGCCACCGGCGCGCCCATGGGCGGCGCCCATGAAACTGAAGTTCCGGACTACGCCAAGGACCCGCAAGGCAAACTGACCAAACTCGACGCGCATATCCGCCTGGCCAACCCGCGCACTGCTGCGACCCAGGCCAACCTGATCCTGCGCCGGCCGTTCAACTACTCCAACGGCGTGAACAAGAACGGCCAGTTGGACATGGGTTTGTTGTTCATCTGCTACCAGGCCGATCTGGACAAAGGTTTTATCACCGTGCAGACCCGACTCAACGGCGAGCCGCTGGAGGAATACCTCAAGCCGGTCGGCGGCGGTTACTTCTTCACCCTGCCGGGTGTGACGGGCGACCAGGACTTCATCGGTCGCTCGCTGCTTGACGCTGCCTCACCCAAAACAAACACCTGA
- the efeO gene encoding iron uptake system protein EfeO → MKKSPLALLLTLGLLNTPLSAFAATAPLELVQPISDYKIYVTEQLDELASHTQQFTDAVKKGDLATARKLYAPTRVFYESIEPIAELFSDLDASIDSRVDDHEKGVTAEDFTGFHRIEYSLFSQNSTQGLDQLADGLNKDVKDLQTRVAGLTFPPEKVVGGAAALLEEVAATKISGEEDRYSHTDLYDFQGNIDGAKKIVDLFRPQIEKQDAAFIAKVDKNFASVNKILAKYKTGDGGFETYDKVKENDRKALVGPVNTLAEDLSTLRGKLGLN, encoded by the coding sequence ATGAAAAAGTCGCCCCTCGCGTTATTGCTGACCCTAGGCTTGCTCAATACCCCGCTGTCGGCTTTCGCGGCGACGGCGCCGCTGGAGTTGGTGCAGCCGATTTCGGATTACAAAATCTATGTCACCGAGCAACTGGATGAGCTGGCCAGCCACACACAGCAGTTCACCGATGCAGTGAAAAAAGGCGACTTGGCCACCGCCAGGAAACTGTACGCACCGACCCGGGTTTTCTACGAATCGATCGAGCCGATTGCCGAGCTGTTCAGCGACCTCGATGCCTCCATCGACTCACGCGTTGATGACCACGAAAAAGGCGTGACGGCCGAAGATTTCACCGGTTTCCACCGCATTGAATATTCGCTGTTCTCGCAAAACAGCACCCAGGGTCTCGATCAACTGGCCGATGGCTTGAACAAAGACGTCAAAGACCTGCAAACCCGCGTCGCCGGCCTGACCTTCCCGCCCGAGAAAGTGGTGGGCGGCGCCGCTGCCTTGCTTGAAGAAGTGGCGGCCACCAAGATCTCCGGTGAAGAAGACCGCTACAGCCACACTGACCTGTATGACTTCCAGGGCAACATCGACGGCGCGAAGAAAATCGTCGACCTGTTCCGTCCGCAGATCGAAAAGCAGGACGCGGCGTTTATTGCCAAGGTCGACAAGAACTTTGCCAGCGTGAACAAGATTCTGGCGAAGTACAAAACCGGGGATGGTGGGTTCGAGACGTATGACAAGGTGAAAGAGAACGACCGCAAGGCGTTGGTTGGGCCGGTGAATACGTTGGCTGAAGACCTTTCCACATTGCGTGGGAAATTGGGTTTGAACTGA
- a CDS encoding MFS transporter translates to MTTPAFDLRPLMVANMACSMSMMAFVSLIGPIARVLGLATWQAGAAVTVSGVIWMLLARPWGQASDRYGRRRILLIATAGFTLAYWALCLFIDASLRFLPSALLGFIGLMIGRGLIGVFYAAIPVGGNALIADNIEPQHRAKAMAALGAANACGLVIGPAIAALLSRFSLSLPFYAMAILPLLAFVVLHYKLKGQELHLRQAPRKVHLNDPRLRRPMAVAFVAMLCVSIAQITVGFFALDRLGMNPADAAQTAGIALTMVGFALICSQLLVRRLEWPPLRLIRAGALVAAVGFAGSILADAAWGLWLCFFVSAGGMGLIFPSFAALAANAVDASEQGATAGSIGAAQGFGVVIGPLAATLIYDVDPRLPYLVAAALLLLVALWPQTRQH, encoded by the coding sequence ATGACCACCCCTGCCTTCGACCTGCGCCCACTCATGGTCGCCAACATGGCCTGTTCCATGTCGATGATGGCGTTCGTCTCCCTGATCGGACCTATCGCCCGGGTGTTGGGCCTGGCCACCTGGCAGGCCGGCGCGGCGGTGACGGTGTCCGGGGTGATCTGGATGTTGCTCGCCCGCCCCTGGGGCCAGGCCAGTGATCGCTATGGCCGGCGACGGATTCTGTTGATCGCCACAGCCGGCTTCACCCTCGCCTACTGGGCCTTGTGCCTGTTCATCGATGCCTCGTTGCGTTTTCTGCCGTCGGCGCTGTTGGGGTTTATCGGGTTGATGATCGGACGCGGCCTGATCGGCGTGTTCTATGCCGCGATTCCGGTGGGCGGCAACGCGCTGATCGCCGACAACATCGAGCCGCAACACCGCGCCAAAGCCATGGCGGCCCTGGGCGCGGCCAACGCCTGCGGGCTGGTGATCGGCCCGGCGATTGCGGCGTTGTTGTCGCGTTTCAGTCTGAGCCTGCCGTTCTATGCCATGGCGATCCTGCCGTTACTGGCGTTTGTGGTGCTGCACTACAAACTCAAGGGTCAGGAACTGCACCTGCGGCAAGCGCCGCGCAAGGTTCATCTGAACGATCCACGACTGCGTCGCCCAATGGCCGTCGCGTTTGTGGCGATGCTCTGTGTGTCGATTGCGCAGATCACCGTCGGCTTCTTCGCCCTCGACCGACTCGGCATGAACCCGGCCGATGCCGCGCAAACCGCGGGTATCGCCTTGACCATGGTCGGTTTCGCGCTGATCTGTTCGCAACTGCTGGTGCGCCGGCTTGAATGGCCGCCGCTGCGGCTCATCCGCGCGGGCGCACTGGTGGCGGCCGTGGGCTTTGCCGGCAGCATCCTGGCGGATGCTGCGTGGGGTTTATGGCTGTGCTTTTTCGTGTCGGCGGGCGGGATGGGACTGATCTTTCCGTCATTCGCCGCACTGGCGGCCAACGCGGTCGACGCCTCGGAACAAGGCGCCACCGCCGGCTCCATTGGTGCCGCGCAAGGCTTTGGCGTGGTCATCGGACCGCTGGCGGCGACGTTGATCTACGACGTCGATCCGCGCCTTCCCTACCTGGTTGCCGCTGCGCTGTTGCTGCTGGTGGCGTTGTGGCCACAGACGCGGCAGCACTGA
- the pssA gene encoding CDP-diacylglycerol--serine O-phosphatidyltransferase: protein MPSLFKRSLLPKLRSFPLTADAVTILSGAAEFRRCLLEKIASATQRIYIVALYLQQDEAGQEILDALHAAKLKRPELDVVVVVDWLRAQRGLIGAGKQPGNSAWYQEATRTHESVVPVYGVPVQTRELFGVLHLKGFVIDDCVIYSGASLNNVYLHKFDKYRYDRYHLLQNHALADSMQHLIQHGLIASKAVHRLDLPNLPTTRSLRNDIGDLRSRLKHAAYDTTAGSTAKGGLSVSPLLGVGKNNPLSRVICELIASAQHQLTICTPYFNLPLAVTREINRALGRGVKIDIVVGDKTANDFFIPPSEPFKVIAALPYLYEISLRRFAKRHQHSIDSGKLNLHLWKDGDNTYHLKGMWIDKRYTLLTGNNLNPRAFRLDLENALLIDDPKGELLEPRSKELGEIFHNTTRIQRYQDLETLLEYPAAVAKFLKRVSRVRIERLLYRIL from the coding sequence ATGCCGTCGCTTTTCAAACGCTCTCTGCTGCCTAAGCTGCGCAGTTTTCCGCTGACCGCCGATGCCGTCACCATTCTTTCCGGCGCTGCCGAGTTCCGGCGTTGCCTGCTGGAAAAAATCGCCAGTGCCACCCAACGCATCTATATCGTTGCGCTGTACTTGCAACAGGACGAGGCCGGTCAGGAAATCCTTGATGCCTTGCACGCCGCCAAACTGAAGCGTCCGGAACTGGACGTGGTCGTGGTGGTTGACTGGCTGCGCGCTCAGCGCGGCTTGATCGGTGCCGGCAAACAGCCGGGCAACTCGGCCTGGTACCAGGAAGCGACGCGCACCCACGAAAGTGTTGTGCCGGTGTACGGCGTGCCGGTGCAGACTCGCGAGTTGTTCGGCGTGCTGCATTTGAAAGGCTTTGTGATCGATGACTGCGTGATCTACAGCGGCGCGAGCCTGAACAACGTTTACCTGCACAAGTTCGACAAGTACCGCTACGATCGTTATCACCTGCTGCAGAACCACGCACTGGCTGATTCCATGCAGCACTTGATCCAGCACGGTCTGATCGCTTCCAAAGCGGTGCATCGCCTCGACCTGCCGAACCTGCCGACCACCCGCAGCCTGCGCAACGACATTGGCGATTTGCGCAGCCGCCTCAAGCACGCGGCGTACGACACCACGGCCGGCAGTACGGCGAAGGGCGGTTTGTCGGTGAGTCCGCTGCTCGGTGTGGGCAAGAACAACCCGTTGAGCCGAGTGATTTGCGAGTTGATCGCCAGCGCTCAGCATCAGTTGACCATCTGCACGCCGTATTTCAACCTGCCATTGGCGGTGACCCGGGAAATCAACCGGGCCCTGGGGCGCGGCGTGAAAATCGACATCGTGGTCGGCGACAAGACCGCCAACGACTTCTTCATCCCGCCGAGCGAGCCGTTCAAGGTGATCGCCGCGTTGCCGTATCTTTACGAGATCAGCCTGCGGCGCTTTGCCAAACGCCATCAACACAGCATCGACAGCGGCAAGTTGAACCTGCATTTGTGGAAGGACGGCGACAACACCTATCACCTCAAAGGCATGTGGATCGACAAGCGCTACACCTTGCTGACCGGTAATAACCTCAACCCACGGGCGTTCCGCCTCGACCTTGAGAACGCGTTGCTGATCGATGACCCGAAAGGCGAATTGCTGGAGCCGCGCAGTAAAGAACTGGGCGAGATTTTCCACAACACCACGCGCATCCAGCGATATCAGGATCTGGAAACGCTGCTGGAATACCCGGCGGCGGTGGCCAAGTTCCTCAAGCGTGTCAGTCGGGTGCGGATCGAGCGGTTGCTCTATCGGATTTTGTAA
- a CDS encoding TetR/AcrR family transcriptional regulator, protein MNEITSNDTRDIILDVTEKLIYKSGIAATGMDLLVKTAGVSRKSIYRYFANKEELTVAALQRRDVRWMHWYRSEVDQAETPADRLLNLFTVLKAWFASEGFRGCAFINTSGETGDPSDPVRLVAKDHKQKLLDYVCELCTEHGATDPETLAKQLLILIDGAITVALVMGDHSAADNAQCMARKLLDL, encoded by the coding sequence ATGAACGAAATCACAAGCAACGACACACGCGACATCATTCTGGATGTCACCGAAAAGTTGATCTATAAAAGTGGCATCGCCGCCACCGGCATGGATCTTCTGGTGAAAACCGCCGGCGTCTCCAGAAAAAGTATCTACCGCTACTTCGCCAACAAGGAGGAGCTGACCGTCGCCGCCCTGCAACGCCGCGACGTGCGCTGGATGCACTGGTACAGAAGTGAAGTCGACCAGGCTGAAACCCCGGCCGACCGCCTGCTCAACCTGTTTACCGTGCTCAAGGCCTGGTTCGCCTCTGAAGGCTTCCGTGGCTGTGCGTTCATCAATACCAGCGGTGAAACCGGCGACCCGTCAGACCCGGTTCGCCTGGTCGCCAAAGACCACAAACAAAAGCTGCTCGACTACGTGTGCGAGCTCTGCACCGAACATGGCGCTACCGACCCGGAGACGCTGGCCAAACAGCTGCTGATCCTGATCGACGGCGCCATTACCGTAGCGCTTGTGATGGGTGATCACAGTGCCGCCGATAATGCGCAATGCATGGCGCGAAAGTTATTGGACCTGTAA
- a CDS encoding nuclear transport factor 2 family protein — protein sequence MSNAEVRPPLPPFTRESAIEKVRLAEDGWNSRDPERVSLAYTLDTKWRNRAEFAYNREEAKGFLTRKWAKELDYRLIKELWAFTGNRIAVRYAYEWHDDSGNWFRSYGNENWEFDENGLMANRFACINDMPIKESDRKFHWPLGRRPDDHPSLSDLGL from the coding sequence ATGTCTAACGCCGAAGTTCGTCCGCCATTGCCGCCGTTTACCCGTGAATCAGCCATCGAAAAAGTTCGCCTGGCCGAAGACGGCTGGAACTCCCGCGACCCGGAACGCGTGTCGCTGGCCTACACCCTGGACACCAAGTGGCGTAACCGCGCCGAGTTCGCCTACAACCGCGAAGAAGCCAAAGGTTTCCTGACCCGCAAGTGGGCCAAGGAACTGGATTATCGCCTGATCAAGGAACTCTGGGCCTTCACCGGCAACCGCATCGCCGTACGTTACGCCTATGAATGGCACGACGACTCGGGTAACTGGTTCCGTTCCTACGGCAACGAAAACTGGGAGTTCGATGAAAACGGTTTGATGGCCAACCGGTTTGCCTGCATCAACGACATGCCGATCAAGGAAAGCGACCGCAAGTTCCATTGGCCACTGGGACGTCGCCCGGATGATCATCCGAGCCTGTCCGACCTTGGTCTGTAA